In Chanodichthys erythropterus isolate Z2021 chromosome 18, ASM2448905v1, whole genome shotgun sequence, the following are encoded in one genomic region:
- the LOC137006707 gene encoding thrombomodulin: MDSYGQTILVIVLISSCARLVHSCACSSNLKFCAKIYQNPVDFKTAQENCREQGGQLSIQSNISDEVVGFLLDNMIGHFWIGLHLPRDQCSSNMSTLREGERTTELTNWESAETPCVPRCVSVSGDRKFTERPCTDKLDGFLCEDPEGDLCKGNVVILDNARCLLRHCEHKCTPMKTGYMCSCYERFQPNARDPRRCDLYCSTSVCKALCMRNGAACWCPAGFVRSEQNCEDIDECSSNHDCAHMCINTIGSYKCACHKQFVLVNGTECTFNPSLLNDQVFTTLSPNFIARGALSTPGEYVGLIIFLVLAIFAVLALVYYLRGRKATVQECNPPDYNEFQGSVSK, from the coding sequence ATGGATTCTTATGGACAAACGATTTTGGTCATTGTGTTAATTTCGTCTTGTGCTAGATTGGTACATAGCTGTGCTTGCTCGAGTAATCTAAAATTTTGTGCCAAAATATACCAAAATCCAGTGGACTTTAAAACGGCTCAAGAGAACTGCAGAGAACAAGGCGGTCAGTTATCTATCCAATCGAATATATCCGATGAAGTTGTCGGCTTTCTTCTTGATAACATGATCGGACACTTTTGGATAGGACTACATCTCCCAAGGGATCAGTGCTCAAGTAATATGAGTACATTACGCGAAGGAGAAAGGACCACGGAACTCACGAACTGGGAGAGCGCAGAAACGCCGTGCGTGCCACGCTGCGTGTCTGTCTCCGGAGACAGAAAATTTACGGAGAGACCGTGCACAGACAAATTGGATGGATTTTTGTGTGAGGACCCTGAGGGGGATCTTTGCAAAGGAAATGTGGTCATCCTGGACAATGCGCGATGTTTGCTTAGGCACTGTGAACATAAATGTACTCCAATGAAAACCGGATACATGTGTTCATGTTATGAGCGATTCCAACCTAATGCACGAGATCCACGCCGCTGTGATTTATATTGTTCAACAAGTGTTTGTAAAGCGCTATGTATGAGAAACGGGGCGGCGTGTTGGTGCCCGGCTGGCTTCGTTAGAAGCGAACAAAACTGCGAAGATATAGATGAATGCAGTTCAAATCATGACTGCGCTCACATGTGCATAAATACGATTGGAAGTTATAAATGTGCTTGTCATAAACAATTTGTCTTGGTAAATGGAACTGAATGCACTTTCAATCCTAGTCTATTAAATGATCAAGTATTCACAACACTGTCCCCTAATTTTATAGCACGGGGGGCACTGTCGACTCCAGGAGAATATGTTGGGCTGATAATATTCCTAGTATTAGCTATTTTTGCTGTATTGGCACTTGTGTATTATTTGCGCGGTCGTAAAGCAACTGTACAGGAATGTAATCCACCAGATTATAACGAGTTTCAAGGAAGTGTATCTAAGTGA
- the LOC137006439 gene encoding complement component C1q receptor, with protein sequence MMRVLILMLSFSVAGGTDRVRTTCTAEACLTLHLEEEQFEKAKENCVDNGGNLVTMRNDNEFQRVKSALLAAEDSILNSKVWIGLELPKSRCTDFTEDLHGFKWTSEPNDSKYSNWKKKPLSTCTENRCVSISLADDLKWTDGSCRESTFYMCKFLFKGMCKPIVMEEPGDVKYNLPFLAQNERLAMLPHGTWAEILCGGSEDSQSFTSICFDKDGIFGWTNSERFCARNKRSCTHKNGGCDHICSETAEESVRCECREGYYLMDDQVNCALRNNCENSPCESKCIPTSTGFSCACAEGFQLAEDNINCVDIDECNQHICGKHRCHNTLGSYFCMCNSGFRLVAGKCEDVDECAESRCDQGCLNSQGSFSCFCHAGYHSLSGNRGMCTDVDECLSKPCEDICLNTIGSFKCSCRKNFILAKNGISCVPDPTEKPQHTPSPDDTEAFITEFTQLTTSFKSTTFKPPSLNKTNTQVDSSKRKESFVSSWIFVYVLASVIPLVVLIVLISVLVIWKRSRKETLKNNNADNYCWVSSGLDKERKKINIQLNNLM encoded by the exons ATGATGCGTGTCCTGATTCTGATGTTGTCCTTTTCTGTCGCTGGCGGAACAGACCGAGTGAGAACAACGTGCACAGCCGAGGCTTGCCTTACATTGCATTTGGAGGAGGAACAGTTTGAAAAAGCTAAAGAAAACTGTGTCGATAATGGAGGCAATTTGGTAACTATGAGAAATGATAATGAATTTCAGAGAGTTAAATCGGCTCTTTTAGCAGCAGAAGACAGCATCCTTAACTCTAAAGTTTGGATCGGGCTTGAGTTGCCGAAAAGCCGCTGCACTGATTTCACTGAGGATTTGCACGGCTTCAAATGGACGTCAGAGCCAAACGACTCCAAATATTCCAACTGGAAAAAGAAACCACTGAGCACGTGCACGGAAAACAGGTGTGTGTCGATTTCGCTGGCTGATGATCTCAAGTGGACAGATGGATCGTGTAGAGAAAGCACATTTTATATGTGTAAATTTCTCTTCAAAGGCATGTGCAAACCCATAGTGATGGAAGAACCAGGTGATGTCAAGTACAATCTTCCGTTCTTAGCTCAAAATGAAAGGTTGGCGATGTTACCACATGGGACATGGGCTGAAATACTGTGCGGCGGGTCTGAGGATTCACAATCTTTTACCTCAATTTGTTTCGACAAAGATGGTATTTTTGGCTGGACAAATTCAGAGCGTTTTTGCGCACGAAATAAAAGAAGTTGCACACATAAAAACGGAGGCTGTGATCACATTTGTTCTGAGACTGCAGAAGAAAGTGTTCGTTGTGAATGTCGTGAAGGTTATTATCTGATGGATGATCAAGTTAATTGTGCTCTCAGAAACAACTGCGAAAATTCACCATGTGAATCAAAGTGTATACCGACATCTACTGGGTTTTCATGCGCATGCGCGGAGGGATTTCAGTTGGCTGAAGACAACATAAACTGCGTTGATATCGATGAATGTAATCAACATATCTGCGGTAAACACAGGTGTCACAACACGCTGGGAAGCTATTTTTGTATGTGTAACTCAGGTTTCAGGCTTGTTGCTGGTAAATGTGAAGACGTGGACGAATGCGCCGAATCCAGATGTGATCAGGGCTGTCTTAATTCGCAGGGTTCATTCTCTTGTTTCTGCCACGCAGGTTATCATTCATTATCAGGGAATAGAGGAATGTGTACAGATGTAGATGAATGTCTTAGTAAACCATGTGAAGACATCTGCCTCAATACTATAGGTAGTTTCAAATGTTCCTGCAGGAAAAACTTCATTTTGGCTAAAAATGGAATCAGCTGTGTCCCGGATCCTACAGAGAAACCACAACACACTCCATCTCCAGATGATACAGAAGCGTTTATCACTGAATTTACTCAGTTAACTACCAGTTTTAAATCGACAACATTCAAACCCCCGTCACTGAACAAGACAAACA ctCAAGTGGACTCCAGTAAACGCAAAGAAAGTTTTGTCAGTAGTTGGATATTCGTGTATGTCTTAGCTTCAGTTATTCCATTGGTTGTGCTCATTGTGCTCATATCAGTTTTAGTCATCTGGAAACGTTCAAGAAAAGAGACTTTGAAAAATAACAACGCTGACAACTACTGCTGGGTTTCATCTGGATTGGACAAAGAACGGAAAAAAATCAACATTCAATTGAACAATTTAATGTAG